Within the Setaria viridis chromosome 3, Setaria_viridis_v4.0, whole genome shotgun sequence genome, the region GATGCAGGCCTGCAACGCCTTGGACGACGTGGTGATCGAGatcgggccggtggagaagttCCTGCACGAGATCCTCAACGAGAAGCCCATGCGTTTCAGCCCCGAGCAGCTGGCGGCCTGCACTCGGAATTTCTCATCGGAGTTGGGGTCCGGCGGCTTCGGCGTGGTCTACAAGGGCGACTTGCCGAACGGCCTTCCGGTGGCCGTCAAGGTCCTCAAGGTGTCCATGAACAAGAAGGTCCAGGAGGGGTTCATGGCGGAGATCGGCACCATCGGCCGGACCTACCACGTGCACCTCGTCCGGCTCTACGGTTTCTGCTTCGACAGGGACACCAAGGCCCTGGTCTACGAGTTCTTGGAGAACGGATCGCTCGAGAAGTACCTctacggcgacgaggaggacacggcggcggcgccgctgagGCTGGAGTGGAAGACGCTGCACGGCATCGCCGTCGGCACGGCGAAGGGGATCCGGTACCTGCACGAGGAGTGCCAGCAGCGGATCGTGCACTACGACATCAAGCCGGCCAACATCCTCCTCACCAGCGACTTCACCCCGAAGGTGGCCGACTTCGGGCTGGCGCGGCTGGGCGAGCGGGAGAACACGCACATGTCGctgaccggcggcggccgcgggacGCCCGGGTacgcggcgccggagctgtGGATGGCGCTGCCGGCGACGGAGAAgtgcgacgtgtacagcttcgggaTGGTGCTGTTCGAGATCCTGGGACGGCGCCGGAACTTCGACCCTGACCATGGCGAGAGCAAGGAGTGGTTCCCGAGGTGGGTGTGGGAGAGGTACGAGCAGGGCGAGATCAGGAGCGTCGTGTCCTGCGACGGGATCGAGGAGGCCGGCAGGGAGAAGGCGGAGATGATGTGCAAGGTGGCGCTGTGGTGCGTGCAGTtccagccggcggcgaggccgacgaTGAGCAGCGTGGTGCGGATGCTGGAGGGAGAGATGGCCATCGTCCCGCCGGTGAACCCCTTCCACTACTTGATggacagcagcggcggcggctcaacAAGCTCGGGGCTGTGGAGCGGCACGTACCAGAGCAGCAGGGACACCGCCGGCAGAGACAGTGAGGTGTCATCAATGAGCCCTGCTGCCAAGTCGGATGACGCGATGATTCAAGATGTTAAGCGGACTCACGCGTCGGTGTCAATGAATTAGAATTTGTCATCCTGTACACATTTGTTAATGTTTACATCACGTACAATTAGGGGTGTTCTGTCACGCTGGATatttgatattaattaggaatattaaatataatctaattacaaaactaattgcacagatggagtctaattcgcgagacgaatctattaagtctaattagtccatgatttgataatgtggtgctacaacaaccatttgataatgatgaattaattagccttaatagattcgtctcgcgaattagactccatctgtgcaattagttttataactagcttatatttagttcttctaattagcatccgaatatctgataTGACATGTTAAAGTTTAACTCATCGTATCCAAATGTCAATAGGACCGTGCCTGCCAGAGCAGCTCGAGGACCCCCCTTTCGCACGTTGGTGCTCTCACCTGGATTATATCCCCCGATAATTTCTGCAGCTTCTCGCGCGTGGATCCACAAAGATAATGCGCCCGTCGCAAAAAGGAGCCATGGTAATTTCGATGACCCTTTAAGAACACGATGTTTCGGTCTGAGTTTAGTTATAGATCTGCTAGCATACGTATGGTGTGAGTAAGGTGTGCGTGTATGGTGTTAGTACGTAGTGCATGAACAAATACTACAACTATATCCAGATGCTACAACTATATCCAGATGAAAGGTGTAAAAAAAATAGACATGGAGAAACTGAGTATGAACCTGAAGGACTTCGTCAGCGTTTAGTTCTCGTAATCTTCTAAGCGGTCAATGTTGTGTGAATGTCTAAAAATTGAGCTCAAAAGATTTATAGATATGCAACTACAAATTGGTCACATAGTCGGTCAGATACCAGGCCAATTCCCTTGAGGTcttttaaaacaaataattattatttcaGTCTCTCTGTAGTAGTTTTGCACACGACCAATCCTTATTACAATTCCTACATGCagcaattttaaacaaaaattcTCGAAAAATAAACCAAGGATGCGACTAATTAAGCGCCTTTTAAAAAACAACCACACGGATCTCCATAACCATAATGTTCAAGGTACGACAAGCCCACCATCCATAATTCCCTCGAGATCTACAGGCACCATCAGCTAGCCGTAACAATCCTTAACTAGAGAAGGCATTAGTGCATACCGCTTATTCTCGCAGAAAATTCATTGTAGCACGATCCAATCTAGCTTACAATGATCACTAGATTGGTCAGTATTGCTGAAAAAGCGTGTATAAGTATTTTCAAAATCTAGTTTGTGATTCATCTTTCAGCTTAAAGGTCCCATATCCCACATCTTAGAAGATCTTCCCTAATTTTTAATGAACCTTTCCAGTAACGTGAGTCTCCATATTTAATCTGAATATGAGACAAACACTTTGAACCTAAATATTTATTTCTAAGTAAAATCTACTAGATGCCTTCTTTGTAGTAACTTGTCCAACCATTTGCTAAGAAGTCATTTGTTTTTAATTTAGATATTTGTTATTCCTAACTCCCTTCATCTTTGGATGGCACATGATATCCTATTTGGCTAGGCGATAAGAGAAAATATCGCCTTCTTTGGGACGGCACGTGAAATCGTTATTATTAGTGTCCAACCTTTTGAGGACATCTTTA harbors:
- the LOC117847532 gene encoding G-type lectin S-receptor-like serine/threonine-protein kinase SD2-5 encodes the protein MGNAAIAVVSSVAGAATVVVMIALIRRCRVVRKKMKKKIVKKILDEIERKNREREMQACNALDDVVIEIGPVEKFLHEILNEKPMRFSPEQLAACTRNFSSELGSGGFGVVYKGDLPNGLPVAVKVLKVSMNKKVQEGFMAEIGTIGRTYHVHLVRLYGFCFDRDTKALVYEFLENGSLEKYLYGDEEDTAAAPLRLEWKTLHGIAVGTAKGIRYLHEECQQRIVHYDIKPANILLTSDFTPKVADFGLARLGERENTHMSLTGGGRGTPGYAAPELWMALPATEKCDVYSFGMVLFEILGRRRNFDPDHGESKEWFPRWVWERYEQGEIRSVVSCDGIEEAGREKAEMMCKVALWCVQFQPAARPTMSSVVRMLEGEMAIVPPVNPFHYLMDSSGGGSTSSGLWSGTYQSSRDTAGRDSEVSSMSPAAKSDDAMIQDVKRTHASVSMN